One region of Primulina tabacum isolate GXHZ01 chromosome 17, ASM2559414v2, whole genome shotgun sequence genomic DNA includes:
- the LOC142531910 gene encoding caffeic acid 3-O-methyltransferase 2-like produces the protein MNTKMEVAQGDEASFLFAMQLASASVLPNVLKVALELDLLELMKNKGPDAFISPRELAAEISTNNPEAHNMVDRILRLLASYSILNCRVKTLPDGGIERLYSLAPICKFYTKNDDGVSLAPFLIMSLDRVYLETWFHLKDAILEGGLPFEKVYKMSKFEYHGTDPRFNKGFNIAMSNFSTMLMKRVVDTYEGFKGLRTLVDVGGGIGVSLRMILSKHPTIKGINFDLPHVIRDAPSFASMEHMGGDMFVSVPKGEAIIMKWILHDWSDTNCIKILKRCHEALPNNGKIIVVEHILSETPGEDLKCNLQSDMVMLAFSPGGKERTENEFHALAKQAGFKESRTVCCVLPLWIMEFYK, from the exons ATGAATACAAAAATGGAGGTTGCACAAGGGGACGAGGCTTCTTTCTTATTCGCCATGCAACTAGCCTCTGCTTCAGTGCTACCTAATGTCCTCAAAGTGGCGCTGGAGCTCGACCTCCTTGAACTCATGAAGAATAAGGGGCCCGACGCCTTTATTTCACCAAGAGAACTCGCCGCGGAAATTTCCACCAACAATCCAGAGGCGCATAACATGGTGGACAGAATCCTCCGCCTGCTCGCGAGCTATTCTATTTTAAATTGTCGAGTGAAAACCTTGCCTGATGGCGGCATTGAGCGGCTGTATTCCTTGGCTCCGATCTGCAAGTTCTACACCAAGAATGATGATGGAGTTTCTCTAGCCCCTTTTTTGATCATGAGCTTAGACAGGGTTTACTTGGAGACTTG GTTCCACCTGAAAGATGCAATTCTCGAGGGGGGACTTCCTTTTGAAAAAGTATATAAAATGAGCAAATTCGAGTATCACGGCACAGATCCAAGATTTAACAAGGGTTTTAATATAGCAATGTCCAATTTTTCGACGATGTTGATGAAAAGAGTTGTAGATACGTACGAGGGATTCAAGGGTCTGAGGACTTTGGTCGATGTTGGAGGTGGAATCGGTGTTTCCCTGCGCATGATCCTATCCAAGCATCCAACTATAAAGGGCATTAATTTTGATTTGCCCCACGTTATTCGAGACGCACCATCTTTTGCAA GCATGGAGCACATGGGTGGAGACATGTTCGTTAGTGTTCCGAAAGGCGAAGCCATTATCATGAAG TGGATTCTTCATGACTGGAGCGATACAAATTGCATAAAAATACTGAAGAGATGCCATGAAGCACTTCCAAATAACGGAAAAATCATCGTTGTGGAGCATATCCTTTCAGAGACCCCAGGAGAAGATCTTAAATGTAATTTACAATCTGACATGGTTATGCTAGCATTTAGTCCCGGTGGGAAGGAGAGGACAGAAAATGAATTTCATGCATTGGCAAAGCAAGCAGGATTCAAAGAATCTCGAACAGTTTGTTGTGTTCTCCCACTCTGGATCATGgagttttataaataa